One window of Channa argus isolate prfri chromosome 4, Channa argus male v1.0, whole genome shotgun sequence genomic DNA carries:
- the LOC137125916 gene encoding collagen alpha-1(VIII) chain-like: protein MVAVSLRCFFLLITFFQLCFVHLAHSGAYYGHKQPPQQHQPLPQYNDGYPQQQFLGNEMPPMPLLPQYGKELPQLPLIKGKDRPLMEGKGQTFPRGAKGPPPPGPGVEGIREGLQGIQGPPGPTGPPGPQGPPGLPGQGLPGLPGKPGPPGPQGYPGIGKPGMPGLPGKPGTPGFTGPKGDLGPSGGEGPTGLPGPAGLPGPPGLPGISKPGGQGLPGQPGPLGEPGQKGPPGQPGFPGPKGENGIGLPGLPGLKGVRGPPGPSGQVGMPGVGKPGLNGLPGQPGIPGSPGPPGEPGLAGLPGEAGRPGPPGLPGAGKQGVDGLRGLPGLIGGKGEPGPHGLPGAPGMPGYGKPGFPGPKGHKGHAGIPGPPGFKGDKGHGGLPGVIGQTGANGMPGPPGSIGLPGSLGFPGQKGEDGAGGPKGNPGIKGDLGPPGMPGQPGRPGEGGQPGPRGLQGPIGPKGEGGIRGLPGAPGAVGLPGPRGEGGQPGEKGHQGPQGIPGLTGPGGPIGPPGPSGQKGESGMPGKPGYTAEGKPGLPGHIGPQGNPGPSGPPGLPGKPGQPGPPGPPGQPVAFPELGQILPATGVFTGQAYKKPKNGGEIGAGGPEIPAFTAKLTNPFPPVGSPIIFDKLLHNGNQNYNPQTGIFTCSVPGIYYFAYHVHCKGSNVWVALMKNNEPVMYTYDEYKKGLLDQASGSAVLPLRQGDSVHVQLPSEQAAGLYAGQYVHSTFSGYLLYPM from the exons ATGGTGGCAGTATCCCTCCGCTGCTTCTTTCTGCTTATCACATTTTTCCAGCTGTGTTTTGTACATCTGGCCCATAGTGGGGCATATTATGGGCATAAACAGCCACCTCAACAGCACCAGCCCTTGCCACAGTACAATGATGGATATCCGCAGCAACAGTTTTTGGGGAATGAGATGCCACCAATGCCGTTACTTCCTCAGTATGGAAAAGAACTTCCTCAGCTGCCTTTGATAAAGGGCAAAGACAGACCACTGATGGAGGGAAAAG GACAAACATTTCCCAGAGGGGCTAAAGGCCCACCTCCCCCTGGTCCTGGTGTAGAAGGTATCCGAGAGGGACTACAAGGAATTCAGGGCCCTCCAGGACCAACAGGACCACCAGGACCACAAGGCCCTCCTGGACTACCGGGCCAGGGATTGCCGGGATTACCAGGAAAGCCAGGGCCTCCTGGTCCTCAAGGGTACCCAGGAATAGGAAAACCTGGTATGCCAGGATTGCCAGGAAAACCTGGAACGCCTGGATTCACAGGACCAAAAGGTGACCTCGGTCCAAGTGGGGGTGAAGGACCTACTGGACTTCCAGGACCTGCAGGACTACCAGGTCCCCCAGGTCTCCCCGGGATTTCAAAACCAGGTGGCCAAGGACTGCCAGGACAACCAGGCCCTCTAGGAGAGCCGGGCCAAAAAGGTCCACCTGGGCAACCTGGGTTTCCAGGTCCTAAGGGAGAAAATGGAATTGGTCTACCTGGTTTGCCAGGTTTGAAAGGGGTTCGCGGACCACCTGGTCCATCTGGGCAAGTGGGCATGCCTGGTGTCGGTAAACCTGGTCTTAATGGTCTCCCAGGACAACCCGGAATACCAGGAAGCCCTGGTCCTCCCGGAGAACCAGGGCTGGCTGGGTTACCAGGTGAAGCAGGCCGGCCAGGCCCACCAGGTCTGCCAGGAGCTGGAAAACAAGGTGTAGATGGTTTGAGAGGGCTACCAGGACTAATAGGAGGGAAAGGGGAGCCAGGCCCTCATGGTTTACCTGGAGCTCCAGGCATGCCAGGTTATGGTAAACCAGGGTTTCCAGGACCTAAGGGTCACAAGGGACATGCTGGTATTCCAGGGCCACCAGGCTTTAAAGGTGATAAAGGTCATGGTGGTCTTCCAGGTGTCATTGGCCAGACTGGTGCCAATGGTATGCCTGGGCCACCTGGTTCAATAGGTCTTCCAGGTAGTCTTGGTTTCCCAGGACAAAAAGGAGAGGATGGTGCTGGGGGACCCAAAGGAAATCCTGGAATTAAGGGTGATTTAGGTCCTCCGGGTATGCCAGGACAGCCAGGTAGGCCAGGCGAGGGTGGACAGCCAGGACCAAGAGGTTTACAAGGGCCCATTGGCCCTAAAGGAGAAGGTGGTATTAGGGGTTTGCCTGGTGCACCTGGTGCTGTAGGATTACCAGGACcaagaggagaaggaggccaACCTGGAGAAAAAGGCCACCAGGGACCACAAGGAATTCCAGGGCTTACAGGACCAGGGGGGCCAATTGGCCCCCCTGGGCCGTCAGGGCAAAAAGGTGAATCAGGCATGCCCGGCAAACCCGGCTATACTGCTGAGGGAAAGCCAGGCCTTCCTGGTCATATTGGGCCACAAGGTAACCCCGGTCCGAGTGGTCCTCCAGGACTTCCAGGAAAACCTGGACAACCTGGACCCCCTGGTCCTCCGGGACAACCTGTTGCATTCCCTGAACTCGGACAGATCCTTCCTGCAACCGGCGTATTTACTGGCCAAGCTTACAAGAAGCCAAAAAATGGAGGCGAAATTGGTGCCGGTGGTCCGGAGATACCTGCATTCACAGCTAAACTCACAAACCCATTCCCTCCTGTCGGCTCTCCGATCATTTTTGACAAACTCCTGCACAACGGCAATCAGAACTACAATCCCCAAACTGGCATTTTTACCTGTAGCGTACCTGGAATCTATTACTTTGCTTACCACGTCCACTGCAAGGGAAGTAATGTGTGGGTGGCACTGATGAAGAACAATGAGCCAGTAATGTACACTTATGATGAGTACAAAAAGGGATTGCTGGATCAGGCATCAGGGAGTGCTGTACTACCATTACGTCAAGGAGACAGTGTGCATGTACAACTGCCATCGGAGCAGGCAGCGGGACTTTATGCTGGTCAATATGTCCACTCCACTTTTTCTGGATACCTACTGTACCCAATGTAA
- the nfkbiz gene encoding NF-kappa-B inhibitor zeta isoform X1: MLLNDLLNMLDPRGNNAKGRQFLSGGTNFSQDNKGSLITDPNPPGYFQTVHKKNTVKELLMMRRQVGKQKWNYSFEDNNFEPKCKHPKLETFVSPYLIGTPTPVNPNVTPEFTPPAVQNGNTSPQQLQHLHGQMVPTAEVKMTLFHWQVQQEAQRIQGVSLDLLNMQDADGDTFLHIAVAQGRRALVYVLAGKMAQCGSLDVKEHNGQTALQIAAATNQHLILQDLILHGAQINTQDFWGRSPLHVCAEKGYFLSLQSIWTSLVRCGQLIDIEQFNYDGLTPLHAAVLSHNGVLKELRTLENPCTYMSMELAKRRHKYIECIKTLMLMGASCGKRDLKSGRTCLHIASEEANMELLQLFLDLESSSLSTVNDKTFSGNTALHIVSSLQNHKAQVQAVRLLMRKGADPGSRNFENELPSQLVPEGAIGEKVRQILKGRNVHA, from the exons ATGCTATTGAATGACCTTTTGAACATGTTGGATCCAAGAGGGAATAACGCCAAAGGACGCCAGTTTTTGTCAGGGGGAACCAACTTCAGCCAGGACAATAAAG GCTCTCTTATCACTGATCCCAATCCGCCGGGGTACTTTCAAACCGTccacaagaaaaacacagtgaaagagCTGCTCATGATGAGACGTCAGGTAGGCAAACAG aaaTGGAACTACTCATTTGAGGACAACAATTTTGAGCCTAAATGTAAACATCCAAAATTGGAGACATTTGTGAGTCCTTATCTCATAGGCACGCCAACACCAGTAAACCCAAATGTCACCCCTGAGTTCACTCCCCCTGCTGTtcaaaatggaaacacttccCCACAACAACTGCAACATCTGCACGGCCAAATGGTCCCAACTGCTGAAGTCAAAATGACTTTATTTCACTGGCAAGTACAGCAAGAGGCGCAGAGAATTCAAGGTGTTTCTCTGGACCTGCTGAATATGCAAGATGCGGATGGTGACAC ATTTCTTCACATTGCGGTGGCACAAGGTAGACGGGCCCTGGTTTATGTGCTGGCCGGTAAAATGGCTCAGTGTGGCTCTCTGGACGTGAAAGAACACAACGGGCAG ACGGCTCTTCAGATAGCAGCTGCCACCAATCAGCATTTAATTCTCCAAGACCTGATTTTACATGGAGCCCAGATCAACACTCAAGACTTCTGGGGCCGCTCACCTTTGCACGTGTGTGCTGAGAAAGGCTACTTTCTCAGTCTTCAG AGCATCTGGACGTCCCTTGTTAGATGTGGGCAACTGATTGATATAGAACAGTTCAATTATGATG GTTTAACTCCACTCCATGCCGCAGTCCTGTCCCACAACGGCGTTCTTAAAGAGCTGAGGACTCTGGAAAATCCTTGTACATACATGTCCATGGAGCTAGCAAAGAGGAGACACAAGTACATTGAATGTATTAAGACTCTTATGCTCATGGGTGCCTCCTGTGGGAAAAGG GATCTGAAAAGTGGACGGACTTGTCTTCACATCGCATCTGAAGAGGCAAATATGGAGCTGCTTCAACTTTTCCTCGACCTCGAGTCATCTTCACTGTCCACCGTAAATGATAAG ACATTTAGTGGAAACACAGCTCTGCATATTGTCAGCTCTTTGCAAAATCATAAAGCTCAAGTGCAGGCGGTAAGGCTGCTGATGAGAAAAGGAGCCGACCCCGGAAGCAGAAACTTTGAAAACGAGCTGCCATCTCAGCTGGTGCCAGAAGGAGCCATTGGGGAAAAG gtgcgACAGATCTTGAAAGGGAGAAATGTTCATGCTTAA
- the jagn1b gene encoding protein jagunal homolog 1-B isoform X2: MAAQVTVSQLSLVSYKIVASPYQWEYPYLLSIIPTVLSFLALPRNNISYLVISMISAGLFCVAPLIYGAMEMFPVAQQLYRHGKAYRFIFGFSAVSVMYLVIVIAVQVHGWQIYYSKKLLDQWFTTTQEKKKK; the protein is encoded by the exons ATGGCAGCTCAG GTGACAGTGAGCCAGCTGAGCCTTGTGTCCTATAAGATAGTCGCCTCTCCATACCAGTGGGAGTACCCCTACCTCCTGAGCATAATTCCCACAGTCTTGAGCTTTTTGGCATTGCCTCGCAACAACATCAGCTACCTGGTCATTTCCATGATCAGTGCTGGGCTCTTCTGTGTGGCCCCACTAATCTATGGGGCTATGGAGATGTTCCCTGTGGCGCAGCAACTGTACCGGCATGGCAAAGCATACCGCTTCATCTTTGGCTTCTCTGCTGTTTCAGTCATGTACCTGGTGATTGTCATCGCTGTTCAGGTGCACGGCTGGCAGATTTACTACAGCAAGAAGCTGCTGGACCAGTGGTTCACCACCAcacaggagaagaagaagaaatga
- the nfkbiz gene encoding NF-kappa-B inhibitor zeta isoform X2, translating to MLLNDLLNMLDPRGNNAKGRQFLSGGTNFSQDNKGSLITDPNPPGYFQTVHKKNTVKELLMMRRQKWNYSFEDNNFEPKCKHPKLETFVSPYLIGTPTPVNPNVTPEFTPPAVQNGNTSPQQLQHLHGQMVPTAEVKMTLFHWQVQQEAQRIQGVSLDLLNMQDADGDTFLHIAVAQGRRALVYVLAGKMAQCGSLDVKEHNGQTALQIAAATNQHLILQDLILHGAQINTQDFWGRSPLHVCAEKGYFLSLQSIWTSLVRCGQLIDIEQFNYDGLTPLHAAVLSHNGVLKELRTLENPCTYMSMELAKRRHKYIECIKTLMLMGASCGKRDLKSGRTCLHIASEEANMELLQLFLDLESSSLSTVNDKTFSGNTALHIVSSLQNHKAQVQAVRLLMRKGADPGSRNFENELPSQLVPEGAIGEKVRQILKGRNVHA from the exons ATGCTATTGAATGACCTTTTGAACATGTTGGATCCAAGAGGGAATAACGCCAAAGGACGCCAGTTTTTGTCAGGGGGAACCAACTTCAGCCAGGACAATAAAG GCTCTCTTATCACTGATCCCAATCCGCCGGGGTACTTTCAAACCGTccacaagaaaaacacagtgaaagagCTGCTCATGATGAGACGTCAG aaaTGGAACTACTCATTTGAGGACAACAATTTTGAGCCTAAATGTAAACATCCAAAATTGGAGACATTTGTGAGTCCTTATCTCATAGGCACGCCAACACCAGTAAACCCAAATGTCACCCCTGAGTTCACTCCCCCTGCTGTtcaaaatggaaacacttccCCACAACAACTGCAACATCTGCACGGCCAAATGGTCCCAACTGCTGAAGTCAAAATGACTTTATTTCACTGGCAAGTACAGCAAGAGGCGCAGAGAATTCAAGGTGTTTCTCTGGACCTGCTGAATATGCAAGATGCGGATGGTGACAC ATTTCTTCACATTGCGGTGGCACAAGGTAGACGGGCCCTGGTTTATGTGCTGGCCGGTAAAATGGCTCAGTGTGGCTCTCTGGACGTGAAAGAACACAACGGGCAG ACGGCTCTTCAGATAGCAGCTGCCACCAATCAGCATTTAATTCTCCAAGACCTGATTTTACATGGAGCCCAGATCAACACTCAAGACTTCTGGGGCCGCTCACCTTTGCACGTGTGTGCTGAGAAAGGCTACTTTCTCAGTCTTCAG AGCATCTGGACGTCCCTTGTTAGATGTGGGCAACTGATTGATATAGAACAGTTCAATTATGATG GTTTAACTCCACTCCATGCCGCAGTCCTGTCCCACAACGGCGTTCTTAAAGAGCTGAGGACTCTGGAAAATCCTTGTACATACATGTCCATGGAGCTAGCAAAGAGGAGACACAAGTACATTGAATGTATTAAGACTCTTATGCTCATGGGTGCCTCCTGTGGGAAAAGG GATCTGAAAAGTGGACGGACTTGTCTTCACATCGCATCTGAAGAGGCAAATATGGAGCTGCTTCAACTTTTCCTCGACCTCGAGTCATCTTCACTGTCCACCGTAAATGATAAG ACATTTAGTGGAAACACAGCTCTGCATATTGTCAGCTCTTTGCAAAATCATAAAGCTCAAGTGCAGGCGGTAAGGCTGCTGATGAGAAAAGGAGCCGACCCCGGAAGCAGAAACTTTGAAAACGAGCTGCCATCTCAGCTGGTGCCAGAAGGAGCCATTGGGGAAAAG gtgcgACAGATCTTGAAAGGGAGAAATGTTCATGCTTAA
- the jagn1b gene encoding protein jagunal homolog 1-B isoform X1 → MASRAGPRATGTDGSDFQHRERVASHYQMSVALKSEIRKLNLAHLVIWVLMAAQVTVSQLSLVSYKIVASPYQWEYPYLLSIIPTVLSFLALPRNNISYLVISMISAGLFCVAPLIYGAMEMFPVAQQLYRHGKAYRFIFGFSAVSVMYLVIVIAVQVHGWQIYYSKKLLDQWFTTTQEKKKK, encoded by the exons ATGGCTTCTCGAGCTGGCCCGAGAGCAACAGGCACAGATGGCAGTGACTTTCAGCACAGAGAGCGGGTTGCCTCTCACTACCAAATGAG TGTTGCCTTAAAGTCTGAAATCCGTAAACTCAACCTTGCACACCTTGTTATCTGGGTGCTGATGGCAGCTCAG GTGACAGTGAGCCAGCTGAGCCTTGTGTCCTATAAGATAGTCGCCTCTCCATACCAGTGGGAGTACCCCTACCTCCTGAGCATAATTCCCACAGTCTTGAGCTTTTTGGCATTGCCTCGCAACAACATCAGCTACCTGGTCATTTCCATGATCAGTGCTGGGCTCTTCTGTGTGGCCCCACTAATCTATGGGGCTATGGAGATGTTCCCTGTGGCGCAGCAACTGTACCGGCATGGCAAAGCATACCGCTTCATCTTTGGCTTCTCTGCTGTTTCAGTCATGTACCTGGTGATTGTCATCGCTGTTCAGGTGCACGGCTGGCAGATTTACTACAGCAAGAAGCTGCTGGACCAGTGGTTCACCACCAcacaggagaagaagaagaaatga